A genome region from Nicotiana tabacum cultivar K326 chromosome 13, ASM71507v2, whole genome shotgun sequence includes the following:
- the LOC142168309 gene encoding uncharacterized protein LOC142168309, with translation MRVFGCLGYVTEVRKYDKFAPKAVPVVFLGYSMTQKGYKVYGIHSKTFTISQDVVFKEYVFPFKFAHTTSSIFPVLDLTSVLLSSPENKSPSQHSQFSPSTPSTPSSSSPGGEFPLHTTSGKTTASTGETSSAGDHDVSVSLPAEPRLTLSSPLPSPEASLTRRSSRDSKPPIWMKDYVTHNRGKAHFCYPISTCVSYDNVSSSFGSALAAYSAIIEPKTFAEAVKDPKWVAAIKDEISALENNNTWSIVALPPGKMPIGCKWGFKVKYTSSEEVKRYKA, from the coding sequence ATGAGAGTGTTTGGCTGTCTTGGTTATGTTACAGAGGTGAGGAAATATGATAAATTTGCTCCCAAAGCAGTCCCAGTTGTCTTCTTGGGCTATTCTATGACACAAAAGGGTTACAAAGTGTATGGTATTCACTCCAAGACCTTCACTATCAGTCAAGATGTTGTGTTCAAGGAATATGTGTTTCCTTTCAAGTTTGCTCATACTACCTCCTCTATATTCCCTGTATTGGATCTTACTTCTGTTCTCCTCTCTTCTCCTGAAAACAAGTCACCCTCTCAGCACTCTCAGTTTTCTCCTTCTACACCTTctactccttcatcttcttcacctggTGGTGAGTTTCCTCTCCACACCACATCAGGTAAAACTACAGCAAGTACTGGTGAAACTTCATCTGCTGGTGATCATGATGTTTCAGTGTCTCTACCAGCTGAGCCACGCTTGACCTTATCTTCACCATTGCCTTCTCCTGAGGCTTCTCTTACCAGAAGGTCCAGTAGAGATAGTAAACCTCCTATTTGGATGAAGGACTATGTCACTCATAACAGAGGGAAGGCTCATTTCTGCTATCCTATTTCCACCTGTGTCAGCTATGATAATGTCTCATCATCCTTTGGTAGTGCCTTGGCAGCTTATTCTGCCATTATTGAACCAAAGACATTTGCTGAAGCTGTCAAAGATCCTAAGTGGGTTGCTGCAATTAAGGATGAAATTTCAGCTTTGGAGAATAACAACACCTGGAGTATAGTTGCTTTACCTCCAGGAAAGATGCCCATTGGTTGCAAATGGGGTTTTAAAGTTAAGTACACTTCTTCAGAAGAGGTAAAAAGATATAAGGCTTGA